A segment of the Panacibacter ginsenosidivorans genome:
GGGGTTCGAATCCCTCTCTCTCCGCCTGATAGCATTTCAAAAAGAATCAAATCCTCGCAAATTCAATGTTTGCGGGGTTTTTTCTTTTTATACCACTTAAGATTGTTCAAATTTTCAAAAATAAAATGACTATAAACCGAGACCTGACCTAAATTAAAATGACAGGTCTCGACAAAAACGGCAACACCACCAGTACTCCATTTTATTGATTTTTTGTTTTGTTGAAACACATAAAAAAGTAAATTGTAACACGTCAAAATAGATAAAATGAATGCTTCAATGAACCTAAATTTTCAGCTTAAAAGTTCAAAAGAGAATGAATTACAAACGCTTTATTTACGCCAGATCCAGAATAAATGGCATTAGAACTTTTCAATCAGATCAATTGAACAGGTAAGATGTTTAAGTGAAAAACACAGCCTGCCTTGAAGGTGATATTATAGAGTATAAAAAACAAAAAGGATCTTTGAATTTTTATACTTTTAAATGGCATCAAAACAGCTTACTATGTTTTTACTCATTTAACTAATTCAATAGCTCCAATTTTGTAAGGAAAGGAATTTGGGAGACTCAGTTCTTAAGACAGTGTTCCAAATACCGAGAATTCCTCACCCTCAAAATAATGATTACTATGAAACAGGTGCGATTAGGATTAAAAGAAAATTGGAAGCAGTTTACATTGCTTGTAATAATCAATGCATTTGTTGGAGGCATGGTTGGTTTGGAACGAAGCATTTTACCACGCATTGCAGAAGTTGAATTTCACATTGCTGCAAAGACAGCATTACTTTCATTCATCATTGTATTTGGTATTGCAAAAGCAATCACTAATTACTTTACAGGTGCATTGGCAAATAAAATAGGACGAAAGAATTTGCTGACTATTGGGTGGTTTTTTGCTATTCCTGTTCCCTTTATATTAATGTCTGCAAACAATTGGAACTGGATAGTAGCAGCTAATGTATTGCTAGGTATCAACCAGGGACTTACATGGAGTAGCACCATCGTAATGAAAATAGATTTAGTGGGTGAAAAACAAAGAGGATTTGCGATGGGCTTAAACGAGTTTGCTGGTTATATTGCTGTTGCAATTGTTGCATTTCTTACAGGTTGGATCGCATCTGAATATGGTTTGCGTCCATATCCTTTTTATTTGGGAATAGCGTTATCTTTCTTAGGCTTATCAGGTAGTTTTTTTTTAATTAAAGACACTAAGCATCACATTGCTCAGGAAACTACTACCAGTAAAATTCCTAAACTAAAAAATATATTTTGGGAAACAACATGGAAAAATAAAAATCTCGGTTCAGTTACACAGGGAGGTTTAATTAATAACCTTAACGATGGTATGATCTGGGGTATTTTACCAATACTTCTTGCATCAAAAGGTTTTAATATCGCAGATATTGGAATCATTACAGCCGTGTATCCTGCTGTATGGGGATTAGGGCAACTCTTTACAGGCAGGATGGCAGATTATTTTTGTAAAAAAAAATTACTTTTTATAGGAATGTTTGTACAAGGTAATGCATTGATAGCTTTTATTTTTGCCCAATCATTCACTTTCTTTATAACAATTTCAATCATATTGGGTTTAGGCACTGCCTTGGTTTATCCTACTTTTCTTGCAACGGTTGCTGAAAATACCCATCCATCAGACAGAGCACACAGCTTTGGTATTTTCCGGCTGTGGAGAGATTTGGGTTATGCTATTGGTGCAATTCTCACAGGTATTATTGCAGATTTATTTGGAATACCGGCATCCGTATTAATAATTGGCTTACTCACTATTAACTCTGCCCTGATAATTCACTTCAGGATGAATTGCAATGATAATAATTCATTTAAAATTTCGCACTGGATATTTAAAACAAACATACTTCTGATAACCACAATATTAATATTTCCCCATAGCAATTAATTTACTATCATTTCACCTGGAATATCTGTTTTAGTATATTGTTTTTTTGGTTATTAACTTTTGTTCCTTATTCAACTTCTGTTGTGTCACTCACTTGTACGTTCTGTAATTAAATTGTACAAATTAGATTCAGTCTGAGAAAGCTATGCCAGTATACAAAGAAACACTGGTTTTAAATAGAGAAGAATGCTTTCAGTTATCTGCTATTTTCCTGCTAAATATTCTCGCTGATCAGAGTCCTTAGTAAAAGGGCAACCAATATCCTTACAACCTTTAGAACGAACCAGTTGCTTTTGCAACTTTAAGATAAATTATCAGGCAAGTTCGAAAGCACTAAAAGCCTTAACTTATAAGTACATAAGAAACAAAAATTTAATTGCTTGTTTAGTGAGATTTTCTATATTTTCGTATTGTCCAAAGAAACAGTGCTACCATTCCTGAACGTTTCTGGTTAAATGTTTTTGGTTTTTGGGTTACTGATCTCTATTGGTTAATTTTAATTTAATTCAAAAAACATGAACATTTACGTAGGAAACCTCAACTGGAATATGACCAGTGATGACCTAAACAATCTTTTCGCTCCTTATGGTGAAGTAGTTTCAGCTAAGATCGTTACCGACAAATTCAACAACAACCGTAGCAAAGGTTTTGGTTTTGTTGAGATGAGCGATGATGAAGCCGCTCGTACTGCTATCAGCAGCCTTAATGACACTGATATCCAGGGCCGTAAAATTGTAGTTAACGAATCAGCTCCACGCAAAGAAGGTGAAGGTGGCGGCGGTGGCTACAAAAAGAAAAGCTTTGGTGGTGGCGGTGGTGGCGGATACCGCGGTGGTGGCAGCGGCGGCGGTGGTGGATACCGTGGTGGCAGCGGCGGTGGTCGCGGCGGCAGCGGCGGTGGCGGTGGATACAACCGTTATTAATAAAACAACATCATAGGATCATTATAGTCTGGCTTATTAGCCGGACTTTTTTATTTATAAACCTTGTTGCATTAAAGCTATGATACTTTAATTGAGTCGCACTCTTGTGTTTTGCTATAGTTGGCACCGTTCCATTAATCTCAATTATTATAAACCCTTAATCGTTAATATTTCCGCTTTTACCGATGTCATCATTCATGTATGAAAATAATTACGAACTTACGCCCCTAATCAAAGTATTCATGAAAAGATCGGTTATTGGCTTTATATGTTGCATTTTAACCCTGCTATCTAAACCCGGTATTACACAAACTGATAGTTCCTGTGGTCTTCGCATAAGCGTTCTAACCTGTTCGCCTGGACAGGATCTCTATTCTTTGTTTGGTCACAATGCATTGCGAATAATTGACACTTTTAAAACAGCAGGCGGCTACAGATTAGAAGATTCGATTTACAATTGGGGAACTTTTGATTTTGACGAGCCTAATTTTTATTTCAAATTCATGCGTGGTAAGCTGTTATATTTCTTATCACCTGACAGGCTGGAAGATTTTATATATGAATACCGGTATGAAGGCCGAAGTGTAACTGAACAGGTACTGAATTTATCCTGCGCAGAAAAGTTGAGAATAAAACAGCTTGTAAGTATAAATATGACTGGTAATAACAGGTTTTATAAATACGATTTTCTGTTCGATAACTGTACAACACGGATCAGAGATATCATTGAAAAAAATGTACCTGGTATAAAGGTATCCGGTAGTCTTGTTCCCCCGGGTACTACTTTCAGGAATATGCTTTACTCTTATCTTGACAAAGGCAGCCAGCCGTGGAGTAAACTTGGGATAGATATTTTACTGGGTTCAGAAATTGATAAGCCAGTAACCAATGATCAATCTATGTTTCTTCCTGAATATTTGATGAAGGCTGTCGATTCTTCCAGTGTTAATAATATCTCTGTTGTTTCAAATAAACATTTACTTGTTAATGCGCAACCTTATGACGAAATGCAGGACTTATACAATCCGCTTATAACTATTGGCTTTATTTGTATAGTGTTATTCATGCTTGGTTTATTAAAAACCACAAGTGCAAAAACGATTGTAAAATTCACTGATACTTTATTGCTGTATATAACAGGTCTTATTGGATTGCTTATTTTATTTATGTGGTTCTTTACAGATCACAAAGCATGCAGTAATAACTATAATATTGCGTGGGCATTACCTACAAATTTTGCAGCTGCTTTTGTGGCGTGGAGAAAACCATCCTGGGTAAGGCAATATTTTAAAATTGCGGCCGTAGTCACAGCATTATTATTACTAAGCTGGTTTTGGTTACCGCAGCAAATGAACATAGCACTTCTGCCTTTTACAATATACATGCTTTACAGGTATGTAAAACTCGTTAGTGTGTGAATGATGGTAAATAAAAAATGATATTTTTCGTTTTTGTTAATAGACGTAAATGAAAATAAAATTATCTTATTTAAATACAGAAATATTTTATCATACTGAGGGTAAAGGGCTGCCTGTAATATTAATTCACGGTTTTGCCGAAGATTCTGAAGTGTGGTCAGAACAAAAAAGTTTTTTAAAAGATCATTGCAGACTTATTATCCCTGATTTACCTGGCAGTGGCTTATCTGCTTTCGAAAATAATAAACAG
Coding sequences within it:
- a CDS encoding MFS transporter — protein: MKQVRLGLKENWKQFTLLVIINAFVGGMVGLERSILPRIAEVEFHIAAKTALLSFIIVFGIAKAITNYFTGALANKIGRKNLLTIGWFFAIPVPFILMSANNWNWIVAANVLLGINQGLTWSSTIVMKIDLVGEKQRGFAMGLNEFAGYIAVAIVAFLTGWIASEYGLRPYPFYLGIALSFLGLSGSFFLIKDTKHHIAQETTTSKIPKLKNIFWETTWKNKNLGSVTQGGLINNLNDGMIWGILPILLASKGFNIADIGIITAVYPAVWGLGQLFTGRMADYFCKKKLLFIGMFVQGNALIAFIFAQSFTFFITISIILGLGTALVYPTFLATVAENTHPSDRAHSFGIFRLWRDLGYAIGAILTGIIADLFGIPASVLIIGLLTINSALIIHFRMNCNDNNSFKISHWIFKTNILLITTILIFPHSN
- a CDS encoding RNA recognition motif domain-containing protein; this translates as MNIYVGNLNWNMTSDDLNNLFAPYGEVVSAKIVTDKFNNNRSKGFGFVEMSDDEAARTAISSLNDTDIQGRKIVVNESAPRKEGEGGGGGYKKKSFGGGGGGGYRGGGSGGGGGYRGGSGGGRGGSGGGGGYNRY
- a CDS encoding lipoprotein N-acyltransferase Lnb domain-containing protein produces the protein MKRSVIGFICCILTLLSKPGITQTDSSCGLRISVLTCSPGQDLYSLFGHNALRIIDTFKTAGGYRLEDSIYNWGTFDFDEPNFYFKFMRGKLLYFLSPDRLEDFIYEYRYEGRSVTEQVLNLSCAEKLRIKQLVSINMTGNNRFYKYDFLFDNCTTRIRDIIEKNVPGIKVSGSLVPPGTTFRNMLYSYLDKGSQPWSKLGIDILLGSEIDKPVTNDQSMFLPEYLMKAVDSSSVNNISVVSNKHLLVNAQPYDEMQDLYNPLITIGFICIVLFMLGLLKTTSAKTIVKFTDTLLLYITGLIGLLILFMWFFTDHKACSNNYNIAWALPTNFAAAFVAWRKPSWVRQYFKIAAVVTALLLLSWFWLPQQMNIALLPFTIYMLYRYVKLVSV